From the genome of Sphingobacterium kitahiroshimense, one region includes:
- the gltX gene encoding glutamate--tRNA ligase — protein MSSERKVRVRFAPSPTGGLHLGGVRTALFNYLYARKHQGDFILRVEDTDQTRFVAGAEEYINECLAWCGLTPDESPLKGGDFGPYRQSERKPSYRQFAEQLIEKGYAYYAFDTSAELDEQRKEQPNFRYSHENRLKLRNSLSLSQEETAELLAAGTPHTVRIKVPTDETVSFNDMIRGQVSFDTNLIDDKVLLKADGMPTYHLAVVVDDKAMEISHVFRGEEWLPSAPVHVLLWEYLGWNDEMPKWAHLPLILKPDGNGKLSKRDGDRLGFPVYAMNWKDAQSETVTQGFREMGFLPEAFVNMLGVLGWNDGTEQELFSLDELIAKFSVERISKAGAKFDFEKAKWFNHEWIKKSSNEDLLPQIKALLTLHNVQKVDDHFVTEVLSAVKERLTFVSDFWEQASFFFVQPENYDLAAVKPKWSAEKTDFFQKVNSEFGKFESWDASALEAYFKGAIQESGMKMGELMMPFRIMLVGGKFGPDVFQIVSLLGQEEVIARVNKALVAFTAE, from the coding sequence ATGAGTTCTGAAAGAAAAGTAAGAGTGCGTTTTGCACCAAGTCCTACAGGTGGATTGCACCTTGGAGGAGTTCGTACAGCTTTATTTAATTATTTGTACGCGCGTAAACATCAAGGAGATTTTATTTTGCGTGTTGAAGATACTGATCAGACACGATTTGTTGCTGGTGCAGAAGAATATATTAATGAATGTTTAGCTTGGTGTGGCTTAACACCAGATGAAAGTCCTCTTAAAGGTGGCGATTTTGGACCCTATCGTCAAAGTGAACGAAAACCTTCTTATCGCCAATTTGCGGAACAATTGATAGAAAAGGGATATGCTTATTATGCATTTGATACTTCGGCTGAATTGGATGAACAACGAAAAGAACAACCGAATTTCCGTTACAGCCATGAAAATAGATTGAAACTTAGAAATTCATTAAGTTTATCACAAGAAGAAACAGCAGAACTATTAGCCGCAGGTACACCCCATACGGTTCGTATCAAAGTACCAACAGATGAAACCGTTTCTTTTAATGATATGATTCGTGGACAAGTAAGTTTTGATACTAATCTTATTGATGATAAGGTTTTGTTAAAAGCTGATGGAATGCCTACTTATCACTTAGCTGTTGTCGTCGATGACAAAGCAATGGAGATTTCTCACGTTTTCCGAGGGGAAGAATGGTTACCTTCTGCTCCTGTACATGTTTTATTATGGGAATATTTAGGATGGAATGATGAAATGCCAAAATGGGCACATTTACCATTAATATTGAAGCCCGATGGTAATGGTAAATTGAGTAAGCGTGATGGTGACCGATTAGGTTTTCCTGTGTATGCTATGAATTGGAAAGATGCGCAATCAGAGACTGTAACGCAGGGATTCCGTGAAATGGGATTTTTGCCGGAAGCATTTGTCAATATGTTAGGTGTACTGGGATGGAATGATGGCACAGAACAAGAATTGTTTTCTTTAGATGAATTGATCGCAAAATTCTCGGTAGAGCGTATTAGTAAAGCTGGAGCAAAATTTGATTTTGAAAAGGCGAAATGGTTCAACCATGAGTGGATCAAAAAATCGTCTAACGAGGATTTATTGCCACAGATTAAAGCCCTGTTAACATTGCATAACGTGCAAAAGGTAGACGATCATTTTGTTACTGAAGTTTTAAGTGCAGTGAAAGAGCGTTTGACTTTTGTTTCGGATTTTTGGGAACAAGCATCATTCTTCTTTGTACAACCAGAAAATTATGACCTAGCTGCTGTTAAACCTAAATGGTCTGCTGAGAAAACGGATTTCTTTCAGAAAGTTAATAGCGAATTTGGTAAATTTGAGTCTTGGGATGCTTCAGCATTGGAAGCGTACTTTAAAGGTGCTATTCAGGAGTCAGGCATGAAAATGGGTGAATTGATGATGCCTTTCCGTATTATGTTAGTGGGAGGTAAATTTGGTCCAGATGTGTTCCAAATCGTTTCATTATTAGGACAAGAAGAAGTAATAGCTCGTGTTAATAAAGCTTTAGTAGCTTTTACAGCTGAATAA
- a CDS encoding DEAD/DEAH box helicase has translation MQQTKLSSSHRIVYSICEHPYLGYLIEPHVVKLNPNGTYSLRYQRVFSNTVNEYAQAVDELDYKLIRLLDEIEQTSLIKKFHKKAIRPVDFFSKVFDKNLYELLRTKIDQVLLQFFALVGEKPIFLMSKDGYPADQKLLIAPQPASVLFHFRRNEEETRYFPTIKYEDHRMEFMFKNAQVIVNEQAWLLLNNTLFHFDQQLEGKKLSPFLNKRFISVSRSTEKKYFETFVCSLIEKYNVYAEGFEIKTHQHNANPILKLIYHEEGDSHVELQFQYGPYIFSSGKDNKVNVRMEYDEENDLYTFHRIKRSIIWEENQAKIITELGLEKLYPHSNDLLPKEILGKRPSIFDWISQNDLVLREKGFEIIQDVAEKKFFIGQTSIDISINEDNDWFDIKAIAKFGPFEIPFIQLRHHILHNIKEFTLPNGEIAMIPEEWFAQYNHLFQFSRDKNELKLNKIHLGLLYEISEHTELTFSRKLKKLADFEEIADAPLPKNFHGQLRPYQRAGYNWFNFLQQYKFGGCLADDMGLGKTIQTLALLQHQKEILIADHAVRTSLLILPTSLIYNWQNEATKFAPDLKIYLHTGNNRLKDPQLLSPYDLVITTYGITRIDEEFLNQFYFNYIILDESQNIKNPTSKSFKAIKSLKSQHKLALSGTPVENSVSDLWTQMHFTNPGLLGSYTYFQKEFVQPIEKKKDEEKAKRLQTIVKPFILRRTKDQVATELPPKTEQVLYCEMSEKQHELYEKVKSEYRNAILDNQLAGKAKSNQIALLQGLIKLRQLANHPKMVDQEYTGNSGKFDTVIETLEKVLQNGNKVLIFSQFVKQLNIFRSYFDKKSINYAYLDGSTKNRDEAVSQFREDKDTKLFLISIKAGGVGLNLIEADYVFILDPWWNPAVEQQAVDRSHRIGQTKNVFIYKFISKDTVEEKILAMQNRKRSIAQSLITTEESFIKSLSSEDIQELLG, from the coding sequence ATGCAACAAACAAAGTTATCTTCATCACACCGAATTGTTTATTCAATCTGCGAACATCCTTACTTGGGCTATTTAATAGAACCACATGTGGTTAAGTTAAATCCAAATGGGACATATTCACTTCGATATCAACGCGTATTTAGCAATACAGTCAATGAATATGCGCAAGCGGTCGATGAATTGGATTATAAATTAATCCGATTATTAGATGAAATTGAGCAAACAAGCCTTATTAAAAAGTTCCATAAAAAAGCAATAAGACCCGTAGACTTTTTTTCAAAAGTATTTGATAAAAATCTGTATGAATTATTAAGAACAAAAATTGATCAGGTATTGTTACAATTCTTTGCCCTTGTTGGAGAGAAGCCTATATTCCTCATGAGCAAAGATGGTTATCCTGCAGATCAAAAACTATTGATCGCTCCTCAACCCGCTTCCGTACTTTTCCATTTTAGAAGAAATGAAGAGGAAACCCGCTATTTTCCAACGATTAAATATGAAGACCATCGTATGGAATTCATGTTTAAGAACGCACAAGTCATTGTCAATGAACAAGCTTGGCTACTTTTAAACAATACCCTATTCCACTTCGACCAACAATTAGAGGGGAAAAAACTCAGCCCTTTTTTAAATAAAAGATTCATATCTGTATCCAGAAGTACCGAGAAAAAATATTTTGAAACTTTTGTTTGTAGCTTAATAGAGAAATATAATGTATATGCTGAAGGCTTTGAGATCAAAACCCATCAACATAATGCCAACCCAATATTAAAATTAATCTATCATGAGGAAGGTGATTCGCATGTTGAATTGCAGTTTCAATATGGGCCTTATATCTTTTCGTCTGGAAAAGACAATAAGGTCAATGTACGTATGGAATATGATGAGGAAAATGATCTGTATACTTTCCATCGTATAAAAAGATCGATTATTTGGGAAGAAAATCAGGCAAAGATCATTACTGAGCTTGGTTTAGAAAAACTATATCCCCACTCTAATGATTTACTGCCAAAAGAAATACTTGGAAAACGGCCTTCTATTTTTGATTGGATAAGTCAAAATGATTTGGTATTGCGGGAAAAAGGATTTGAAATCATTCAGGATGTAGCCGAAAAGAAATTCTTCATCGGCCAAACTTCCATTGATATATCCATCAATGAGGATAACGACTGGTTTGATATCAAAGCGATCGCAAAATTTGGTCCTTTTGAAATTCCTTTTATTCAATTGCGCCATCATATCCTTCATAACATTAAAGAATTTACTTTACCCAATGGAGAGATTGCGATGATACCTGAAGAGTGGTTTGCACAATACAATCACTTATTTCAATTCTCTAGGGATAAGAATGAATTAAAATTAAATAAAATTCATCTGGGTTTGCTGTATGAAATCAGTGAACATACAGAACTTACCTTTAGTCGAAAATTAAAAAAATTAGCTGATTTCGAAGAAATCGCTGATGCACCATTACCTAAAAATTTTCATGGTCAACTCCGACCTTATCAAAGGGCTGGCTACAATTGGTTCAATTTCTTACAGCAATATAAATTTGGAGGATGCTTGGCAGATGATATGGGTCTTGGTAAGACTATTCAAACATTAGCCCTACTGCAACATCAAAAAGAAATATTAATAGCAGACCATGCTGTCAGAACATCTTTACTAATATTGCCAACCTCATTAATTTACAATTGGCAAAATGAGGCTACTAAATTTGCTCCTGATCTTAAGATTTATCTGCATACGGGAAATAATAGATTAAAAGACCCACAGTTGCTTTCTCCGTATGATCTGGTCATTACTACATATGGTATCACTCGTATTGATGAGGAATTTTTAAATCAGTTTTACTTCAACTATATCATCCTAGATGAAAGTCAAAACATTAAAAATCCAACATCAAAATCATTTAAAGCGATCAAAAGTCTAAAAAGTCAACATAAATTAGCATTAAGCGGAACACCCGTAGAAAATTCAGTTTCTGATTTATGGACACAGATGCATTTTACAAATCCAGGCCTCTTGGGTAGTTATACTTATTTTCAAAAAGAATTTGTTCAACCAATCGAAAAGAAAAAGGATGAAGAAAAAGCAAAAAGACTTCAAACTATAGTTAAACCGTTCATTTTACGTAGAACTAAAGATCAAGTAGCAACGGAATTACCTCCAAAAACGGAACAGGTCCTTTACTGCGAAATGTCAGAGAAACAGCATGAACTGTATGAAAAGGTTAAATCGGAATATCGTAATGCCATTTTAGACAATCAGCTCGCAGGAAAAGCAAAATCAAATCAGATCGCATTATTACAAGGATTGATTAAATTGAGACAACTTGCCAACCACCCGAAAATGGTTGATCAGGAATACACAGGCAATTCGGGTAAATTCGATACTGTCATAGAAACACTTGAAAAAGTACTTCAAAATGGTAATAAAGTATTGATTTTCTCTCAATTCGTCAAGCAGTTGAATATTTTCAGAAGCTATTTTGACAAAAAAAGTATTAATTATGCCTACTTGGATGGAAGCACAAAAAATAGGGACGAAGCTGTTAGTCAATTTAGAGAAGATAAAGACACCAAGCTGTTTTTAATATCCATCAAAGCCGGCGGTGTAGGCCTAAACCTTATTGAAGCGGACTACGTATTTATTTTAGATCCATGGTGGAATCCTGCTGTGGAGCAACAAGCTGTTGATAGATCCCACCGTATTGGACAAACAAAAAATGTCTTTATATACAAATTCATCTCAAAAGATACTGTCGAAGAGAAAATACTTGCAATGCAAAACAGGAAGCGTTCCATTGCTCAAAGTTTAATTACCACTGAAGAAAGTTTTATCAAATCACTCTCTTCAGAAGATATTCAAGAGCTACTGGGTTAG